The Pseudomonas azadiae genome includes a window with the following:
- a CDS encoding 3-deoxy-7-phosphoheptulonate synthase — MADLPINDLNVESNETLITPDQLKREIPLSDAALQTVTKGREVIRDILDGTDHRLFVVIGPCSIHDLKAAHEYAERLKVLAAEVSDTLYLVMRVYFEKPRTTVGWKGLINDPYLDDSFKIQDGLHIGRKLLLDLAEMGLPTATEALDPISPQYLQDLISWSAIGARTTESQTHREMASGLSSAVGFKNGTDGGLTVAINALQSVSSPHRFLGINQEGGVSIVTTKGNAYGHVVLRGGNGKPNYDSVSVALCEQALNKAKIKPNIMVDCSHANSNKDPALQPLVMENVANQILEGNQSIIGLMVESHLNWGCQAIPKDLADLQYGVSITDACIDWSATENTLRSMHAKLKDVLPKRKRT, encoded by the coding sequence ATGGCTGATTTACCGATCAATGACCTAAACGTCGAATCCAACGAGACCCTGATCACGCCCGATCAGCTCAAGCGCGAAATCCCTTTGAGCGACGCTGCCCTGCAGACCGTCACCAAGGGCCGCGAAGTCATCCGTGACATTCTCGACGGCACCGACCACCGCCTCTTTGTCGTTATCGGGCCTTGCTCGATCCACGACCTCAAGGCCGCACACGAATACGCCGAGCGCCTCAAGGTGCTGGCGGCAGAAGTGTCCGACACCTTGTACCTGGTGATGCGCGTCTATTTCGAGAAACCGCGTACCACCGTCGGCTGGAAAGGCTTGATCAACGACCCCTACCTGGATGACTCGTTCAAGATCCAGGACGGCCTGCACATCGGTCGCAAGCTGTTGCTGGACCTGGCTGAAATGGGCCTGCCCACCGCCACCGAAGCGCTGGACCCGATCTCCCCGCAGTACCTGCAGGACCTGATCAGCTGGTCGGCCATTGGCGCGCGCACCACCGAATCCCAGACCCATCGTGAAATGGCGTCCGGCCTGTCCTCGGCCGTGGGTTTCAAGAACGGCACCGACGGCGGCCTGACCGTGGCGATCAACGCGCTGCAGTCGGTCTCCAGCCCGCACCGGTTCCTGGGCATCAACCAGGAAGGTGGCGTGTCCATCGTCACCACCAAGGGCAACGCCTACGGCCACGTGGTGCTGCGCGGCGGCAACGGCAAGCCCAACTATGATTCGGTCAGCGTCGCACTGTGTGAGCAGGCGCTGAACAAGGCCAAAATCAAGCCGAACATCATGGTCGACTGCAGCCACGCCAACTCCAACAAAGACCCGGCCCTGCAGCCGCTGGTGATGGAAAACGTCGCCAACCAGATCCTGGAAGGCAACCAGTCGATCATCGGCCTGATGGTCGAGAGCCACCTGAACTGGGGCTGCCAGGCGATTCCAAAAGACTTGGCCGACTTGCAGTACGGCGTGTCGATCACCGATGCCTGCATCGACTGGTCCGCCACCGAAAACACCCTGCGCAGCATGCATGCCAAGCTCAAGGACGTATTGCCCAAGCGCAAGCGCACCTGA
- a CDS encoding PilZ domain-containing protein — MGRFLPHPDDVAVLLTQRPAPALPRQRLHTIGLGGVACNWPRAWREGTAVELHIPSLGAGARYPGYVAWCRKVPDGYRVGVSFTDDHALFGARMGEQACRIERYCRQHEDARPTPEQFETLAREWVSRHASEFSHEAFVAPALD; from the coding sequence ATGGGTCGTTTTCTACCTCACCCTGATGATGTCGCTGTCTTGTTGACCCAACGCCCCGCTCCCGCCTTACCCCGCCAACGCCTGCATACTATCGGCCTGGGCGGCGTCGCGTGCAATTGGCCGCGTGCCTGGCGCGAGGGCACGGCGGTTGAACTGCACATCCCTTCCCTGGGCGCCGGCGCGCGTTATCCGGGCTACGTGGCGTGGTGCCGCAAGGTGCCAGACGGCTACCGCGTCGGTGTCTCGTTTACCGATGACCATGCGCTGTTCGGTGCGCGAATGGGTGAGCAAGCATGCCGGATAGAGCGCTACTGCCGCCAGCATGAAGACGCCAGACCGACTCCAGAGCAATTCGAAACCCTGGCCCGCGAGTGGGTATCGCGCCACGCCAGCGAATTCTCCCATGAGGCCTTTGTGGCGCCAGCACTGGATTAA
- a CDS encoding YbbN family protein, with protein MYTDSEHRSIDGGGSSRVKHLELTDLDIDQQLLGLPGISLVVFTSVGCSSCRWARQQLPGWPLPVDRVCWVDAGHNGGAVERYQIFHLPALFVVCEGQFLGQLQTCLTSSDLSDAINLALTRTPEELP; from the coding sequence ATGTACACGGACTCCGAGCACCGTTCAATTGATGGCGGTGGCAGCAGTAGAGTGAAGCATCTGGAATTGACCGACCTGGATATTGACCAGCAATTGCTGGGATTGCCAGGCATTTCGCTGGTCGTATTTACCAGCGTGGGGTGTTCCAGTTGCCGTTGGGCACGCCAGCAATTACCCGGCTGGCCGTTGCCGGTGGACCGCGTGTGCTGGGTGGATGCCGGCCACAACGGCGGTGCGGTCGAACGCTACCAGATCTTTCATTTGCCGGCGTTGTTCGTGGTGTGCGAGGGTCAATTCCTAGGGCAATTGCAGACGTGTCTTACTTCTTCTGACCTGTCTGACGCCATCAACCTAGCGCTTACCCGTACTCCAGAGGAACTGCCATGA
- a CDS encoding putative 2-dehydropantoate 2-reductase — protein MTAQSPRIGIIGTGAIGGFYGVMLARAGFDVHFLLRSEYAAVSEHGLHINSTVHGDLHLHPVQAYARAADMPPCDWLLVGTKSTGNVELAPTLAQVAAPDAKVVLLQNGLDVEDSLREHLPTSLHLLGGLCYIGVHRSAPGVVEHQALGRVNLGYHSGTAANDEARQKAIVEAGAALFHQAGIESEAMANVHQARWHKLVWNVPFNGLSVLLGTGTTALMADESSCELIRALMAEVIQGAHACGHEIPKSYAEQMFTMTQTMDDYLPSMYHDHVHKRPLELAAIYARPLAAAKAAGCELPRMQALYQALSFIDRHNR, from the coding sequence ATGACCGCACAATCGCCCCGCATTGGTATCATCGGCACCGGTGCCATCGGTGGCTTCTACGGCGTGATGCTGGCGCGCGCCGGTTTCGATGTGCACTTCCTGCTGCGCAGTGAGTACGCAGCGGTCAGCGAGCACGGCCTGCACATCAACAGCACCGTACACGGCGACTTGCACCTGCACCCGGTGCAGGCCTATGCCCGCGCCGCCGATATGCCGCCCTGCGACTGGTTGCTGGTGGGCACCAAGTCGACCGGAAATGTCGAACTGGCCCCGACCCTTGCCCAGGTCGCGGCGCCGGACGCCAAGGTGGTGTTGCTGCAGAACGGCCTCGATGTGGAAGACAGTTTGCGTGAACACCTGCCCACTTCGCTGCACCTGCTCGGCGGGCTGTGCTACATCGGCGTCCACCGCTCCGCGCCCGGCGTTGTCGAGCATCAGGCCCTGGGTCGGGTCAACCTGGGTTATCACAGTGGCACGGCGGCCAACGATGAAGCCCGGCAGAAGGCGATTGTGGAAGCCGGCGCCGCGTTGTTTCATCAGGCCGGTATCGAATCCGAAGCGATGGCCAATGTGCATCAGGCAAGGTGGCACAAACTGGTGTGGAACGTGCCCTTCAACGGGCTCTCGGTATTATTGGGCACCGGCACCACGGCCCTGATGGCGGACGAATCCAGCTGCGAACTGATCCGGGCGTTGATGGCCGAAGTGATCCAGGGCGCACACGCCTGCGGCCATGAAATCCCCAAGAGTTATGCCGAACAAATGTTCACCATGACCCAGACCATGGACGACTACCTGCCCAGCATGTACCACGACCACGTGCATAAACGCCCGCTGGAGTTGGCGGCGATCTACGCCCGGCCGCTGGCCGCCGCAAAAGCCGCGGGGTGTGAACTGCCGCGGATGCAAGCGCTCTACCAAGCCTTGAGTTTTATTGATCGGCATAATCGCTGA
- a CDS encoding 5'-nucleotidase yields MAKGMGDKLVLAISSRALFDLSESHKVYLAEGVETYRQYQIEHEEEILEPGDAFPLVKKLLSLNASLGRARVEVVLVSRNSADTGLRVFNSIQHYGLDISRAAFVGGRSPYPYLAAFGCHLFLSTHAEDVRSALDAGFAAATILSGGARRACSGELRIAFDGDAVLFSDESERVYQAGGLEAFQANERESARQPLHGGPFKGFLAALNLLQREFADDACPIRTALVTARSAPSHERVIRTLREWDIRLDESLFLGGLEKSAFLEAFAADVFFDDQAGHCEKAMEFVATGHVPHGISNEVKR; encoded by the coding sequence ATGGCAAAGGGGATGGGCGACAAATTGGTGCTGGCGATTTCATCGCGTGCGCTGTTTGACCTGAGTGAAAGCCACAAGGTGTACCTGGCCGAAGGTGTCGAGACCTACCGCCAGTACCAGATCGAACACGAGGAGGAAATCCTCGAGCCCGGCGATGCGTTTCCGCTGGTCAAGAAATTGCTGAGCCTGAACGCCAGCCTGGGGCGTGCCCGGGTCGAGGTGGTGCTGGTGTCGCGCAACAGCGCCGACACCGGCTTGCGCGTGTTCAACTCGATCCAGCATTACGGGCTGGATATTTCCCGCGCCGCCTTCGTCGGCGGGCGTAGTCCTTATCCTTATCTGGCCGCATTTGGTTGCCACCTGTTCCTGTCCACTCACGCCGAAGATGTGCGCAGTGCCCTCGACGCCGGCTTCGCGGCGGCGACGATTCTGTCAGGCGGTGCGCGCCGTGCCTGCAGCGGTGAACTGCGCATCGCCTTCGATGGCGACGCGGTGCTGTTTTCCGATGAGTCGGAGCGCGTGTACCAGGCCGGCGGTCTGGAAGCGTTCCAGGCCAATGAGCGGGAGTCGGCACGCCAGCCTTTGCACGGCGGTCCTTTCAAGGGGTTCCTGGCGGCGCTCAACCTGTTGCAGCGCGAGTTTGCGGACGACGCCTGCCCGATCCGCACCGCCTTGGTCACGGCCCGATCCGCGCCGTCCCATGAACGGGTGATTCGCACCCTGCGTGAATGGGATATCCGCCTGGACGAGTCATTGTTCCTCGGCGGCCTGGAAAAATCAGCGTTCCTGGAAGCGTTTGCCGCCGATGTGTTTTTCGATGATCAGGCCGGGCATTGCGAAAAAGCCATGGAGTTTGTCGCCACCGGGCATGTGCCCCACGGCATCAGTAATGAGGTCAAGCGCTAA
- a CDS encoding universal stress protein: MIRSMLYATDLGLYAPYVMQHALALARTFKADLYVVHVVEPIGLFAESVLQSYLDEKALSEWQSQGLTTVMATIEQRVLDSFREELGEGEQDLKLIRSVRVIQGDPCEVILDQLRKLSVDLLIVGSHSQAAAAATPLGRTAARVLQLSTVPVYLVPSLHRCRSDDV, encoded by the coding sequence ATGATTCGTTCGATGCTGTACGCCACGGACCTCGGCCTGTACGCGCCGTATGTGATGCAGCATGCGCTGGCGCTGGCCCGAACATTCAAGGCGGACCTGTATGTGGTCCACGTGGTCGAGCCCATCGGGCTGTTCGCCGAATCGGTGTTGCAGAGCTACTTGGATGAGAAAGCCCTGAGTGAATGGCAGAGCCAGGGCCTGACCACGGTGATGGCGACGATCGAACAACGGGTGCTGGACAGTTTCAGGGAGGAGTTGGGGGAGGGCGAACAAGACTTGAAGTTGATCCGCTCGGTACGGGTGATCCAGGGCGACCCGTGCGAGGTGATCCTCGACCAGTTGCGCAAATTGTCCGTGGACCTGCTGATCGTCGGCAGTCATAGCCAGGCAGCCGCGGCGGCTACACCCTTGGGACGTACCGCCGCACGGGTGCTGCAGCTGTCTACGGTGCCGGTTTACCTGGTGCCTTCGCTGCACCGTTGCCGCAGTGATGACGTGTGA
- the cysB gene encoding HTH-type transcriptional regulator CysB gives MKLQQLRYIWEVAHHDLNVSATAQSLYTSQPGISKQIRLLEDELGVEVFARSGKHLTRVTPAGERIITTAGEILRKVESIKQIAQEFSNEKKGTLSIATTHTQARYALPPVIRDFIKQYPDVALHMHQGSPMQIAEMAADGTVDFAIATEALELFGDLVMMPCYRWNRCVVVPQGHPLAKLPKLTLEALAEYPIVTYVFGFTGRSKLDEAFSHRGLTPKVVFTAADADVIKTYVRLGLGVGIVAKMAVDTALDKDLVVLDASELFESSVTKIGFRRGTFLRGFMCDFIEKFAPHLTREVMAKAIQCHNKQELEALFDGVELPVH, from the coding sequence ATGAAGCTTCAACAACTGCGCTACATCTGGGAAGTGGCGCACCATGATCTCAACGTTTCCGCTACCGCTCAAAGCCTCTACACCTCCCAGCCTGGTATCAGCAAGCAGATCCGCCTGCTCGAAGATGAGTTGGGCGTCGAAGTGTTCGCCCGCAGCGGCAAGCACCTGACCCGCGTCACCCCGGCCGGCGAACGCATCATCACCACCGCCGGTGAGATCCTGCGCAAGGTCGAAAGCATCAAGCAGATCGCCCAGGAATTCTCCAACGAGAAGAAGGGCACCCTGTCGATCGCCACCACCCACACCCAGGCGCGTTATGCGTTGCCGCCGGTGATCCGCGATTTCATCAAGCAGTACCCGGACGTGGCCCTGCACATGCACCAGGGTTCGCCGATGCAAATTGCCGAGATGGCTGCTGATGGCACCGTTGATTTCGCCATCGCCACCGAAGCCCTGGAGTTGTTCGGTGACCTGGTGATGATGCCGTGCTACCGCTGGAACCGTTGCGTGGTCGTGCCCCAGGGCCACCCCCTGGCCAAGCTGCCGAAGCTGACCCTGGAAGCCCTGGCGGAATACCCGATCGTCACCTACGTGTTCGGTTTCACCGGCCGTTCCAAGCTCGACGAAGCCTTCAGCCATCGCGGCCTCACGCCAAAAGTGGTGTTCACCGCGGCCGACGCCGACGTGATCAAGACTTACGTGCGCCTGGGCCTGGGCGTGGGGATCGTCGCCAAGATGGCGGTCGACACCGCGCTCGACAAAGACCTGGTGGTGCTCGATGCCAGCGAACTGTTCGAGTCCAGCGTGACCAAGATCGGCTTCCGTCGCGGCACGTTCCTGCGCGGCTTCATGTGCGATTTCATCGAAAAGTTCGCGCCGCACCTGACCCGCGAAGTCATGGCCAAGGCGATCCAGTGCCATAACAAGCAGGAACTGGAAGCGCTGTTCGACGGTGTGGAACTACCGGTTCACTGA
- a CDS encoding GreA/GreB family elongation factor — protein MNKHAVHLLILEKLSVDLDIAQRAAQTAYETATHEENIAENKYDTLGLEASYLAAGQAKRVEEIKQALARCQNMAVRAYDEQRGIEIGALLGLADENDRQQWLFLAPDAAGLKVDVVGQPVTVITPRSPLGKSLLGKFEGDEVEILVAGARQHFTVTEAR, from the coding sequence ATGAATAAACACGCCGTCCACCTGCTGATCCTCGAAAAGCTCAGCGTCGACCTCGACATTGCCCAGCGCGCCGCGCAGACCGCTTACGAAACCGCGACCCACGAAGAAAACATCGCGGAAAACAAGTACGACACCCTTGGGCTCGAGGCCTCCTACCTGGCGGCCGGGCAAGCCAAGCGGGTCGAGGAAATCAAGCAGGCGTTGGCACGGTGCCAGAACATGGCAGTGCGCGCCTACGATGAGCAACGGGGTATAGAAATCGGCGCGCTGCTGGGCCTGGCAGACGAGAACGACCGCCAGCAGTGGCTGTTCCTCGCGCCGGACGCGGCGGGCCTGAAGGTGGACGTGGTCGGGCAACCGGTGACCGTCATCACCCCGCGCTCGCCCCTGGGCAAAAGCCTGCTAGGCAAGTTCGAAGGCGATGAGGTGGAGATTCTGGTGGCGGGCGCCCGGCAACATTTTACGGTTACCGAGGCCAGGTAA
- the earP gene encoding elongation factor P maturation arginine rhamnosyltransferase EarP, with protein sequence MKARWDIFCSVVDNYGDIGVTWRLARQLVVEHACAVRLWVDDLRAFERLCPQIDVRRDAQWQEGVDVRHWPAEWPGATAADVVIAAFACQLPPDYMEAMAARDRVPLWVNLDYLSAEEWVVGCHRLPSVTFKGVQKYFFFPGFRPGTGGLLREAGLLEQRQAFQRDAGAQQQFLHALGIFPAADARLISLFAYENAGLASWLELLSTDGRATHLLVPEGRILGDVQRWLGLERLAAGDIRQRGALTVQVIAFVPQAHYDRLLWCCDFNAVRGEDSFVRAQWAGRPLLWHIYRQDEDIHLDKLDAFLELYTAGLSPAARVALIGLWHAWNTDGDMAQPWKRLLEHWPEVNLHAETWCLEQGLQADLATALVQFYESWI encoded by the coding sequence ATGAAAGCCCGCTGGGATATTTTTTGCAGCGTCGTCGATAACTACGGCGACATCGGCGTGACCTGGCGCCTGGCCCGGCAATTGGTGGTGGAGCACGCGTGCGCTGTGCGCCTGTGGGTTGATGACCTGCGCGCTTTCGAGCGCCTGTGCCCGCAGATTGATGTGCGGCGGGACGCCCAATGGCAGGAAGGGGTCGACGTGCGGCATTGGCCGGCCGAATGGCCGGGAGCGACAGCGGCGGATGTGGTGATTGCCGCGTTTGCCTGCCAGTTGCCGCCGGACTATATGGAGGCCATGGCCGCACGCGATCGCGTGCCGTTGTGGGTGAACCTGGATTATCTGAGTGCCGAGGAATGGGTGGTGGGCTGTCATCGCTTGCCGTCGGTGACGTTCAAGGGCGTGCAGAAGTACTTCTTCTTTCCCGGCTTCCGGCCCGGCACCGGAGGCTTATTGCGTGAGGCTGGGTTGCTGGAGCAGCGTCAGGCTTTTCAACGGGATGCCGGCGCGCAGCAACAGTTCTTGCACGCCTTGGGCATATTTCCGGCAGCCGATGCGCGGCTTATCTCGCTGTTCGCCTACGAAAACGCCGGGCTGGCCAGTTGGCTGGAGCTGTTATCGACGGACGGGCGTGCCACTCATCTGTTGGTACCGGAGGGGCGCATCCTGGGTGATGTGCAGCGCTGGCTGGGTCTGGAACGCCTGGCTGCGGGGGACATCCGGCAGCGCGGCGCGCTGACGGTGCAGGTCATCGCCTTTGTGCCCCAGGCGCACTATGACCGCCTGCTGTGGTGCTGCGACTTCAATGCGGTGCGCGGCGAAGATTCGTTCGTGCGTGCCCAGTGGGCCGGGCGCCCGCTGCTGTGGCACATCTACCGGCAGGACGAAGACATCCACCTCGACAAGCTCGACGCGTTCCTCGAGCTCTACACTGCTGGCTTGTCACCGGCGGCAAGGGTTGCGCTGATCGGGCTCTGGCACGCCTGGAATACCGATGGCGATATGGCGCAACCGTGGAAAAGGCTGCTGGAACACTGGCCCGAGGTCAATCTGCACGCCGAAACATGGTGTCTGGAACAGGGTTTGCAGGCCGATCTTGCGACGGCGCTGGTGCAGTTTTATGAAAGTTGGATATGA
- a CDS encoding elongation factor P has translation MKTGKELKPGTVIRLENDPWLVQKAEFTKSGRNSAIMKTKLKNLLTGYKTEIVYSADDKLDDVILDRKEATLSFISGDTYTFMDTTDYTMYELNAEDIEAVLPFIEEGMEDVCEAIFFEERLVSVELPTTIVRKVAYTEGSARGDTSGKVMKPAKLSNGTELQVADFIEIDDLIEIDTREGGSYKGRAKK, from the coding sequence ATGAAAACTGGTAAAGAACTGAAACCCGGTACAGTGATCCGTCTCGAAAACGACCCTTGGCTGGTTCAGAAAGCTGAGTTCACCAAGTCTGGTCGTAACAGCGCAATCATGAAGACCAAGCTGAAGAACCTGCTGACCGGTTACAAGACCGAGATCGTCTACAGCGCCGATGACAAACTGGACGACGTGATCCTCGACCGCAAGGAAGCGACCCTGTCCTTCATCAGCGGCGACACCTACACGTTCATGGACACCACCGACTACACCATGTACGAGCTGAACGCTGAAGATATCGAAGCCGTTCTGCCGTTCATCGAAGAAGGCATGGAAGACGTCTGCGAAGCGATCTTCTTTGAAGAGCGCCTGGTTTCCGTAGAGCTGCCGACTACCATCGTGCGTAAAGTGGCCTACACCGAAGGTTCCGCTCGCGGCGACACTTCGGGCAAGGTGATGAAGCCTGCCAAACTCAGCAACGGTACCGAACTGCAAGTGGCCGATTTCATCGAAATCGACGACCTGATCGAGATCGACACCCGCGAAGGTGGTTCGTACAAAGGTCGCGCCAAGAAGTAA
- a CDS encoding alpha/beta hydrolase — protein MNTFAKALTGTLLALSITQASAATGDVEHNTQAFLDVLNAGTGKPIEQLTPKDARAVLTGAQAGVKLTLPAADVSHKTIQVDGKPLDLTIVRPAGVKGTLPVFMFFHGGGWVLGDYPTHERLVRDLVVGSGAVAVFVNYTPSPEAHYPVAINQAYGATRWVAEHGKEINVDGKRLAVAGNSVGGNMAAVVSLMAKDKGTPAIKFQLLLWPVTDANFDTASYNQYAEGHFLTRNMMKWFWDNYTTDAKQRAEVYASPLRATTDQLKGLPPALVQTAGADVLRDEGEAYARKLDAAGVPVTAVRYNGMIHDYGLLNVISQVPAVRSAMLQASDELKQHLK, from the coding sequence ATGAACACATTCGCTAAAGCGCTCACCGGCACCCTGCTCGCCCTGTCCATCACCCAAGCCTCCGCGGCGACCGGTGATGTGGAACACAACACCCAGGCCTTCCTGGACGTGTTGAACGCCGGCACCGGCAAGCCGATAGAACAGCTGACGCCAAAGGACGCCCGTGCCGTTTTGACCGGCGCCCAGGCCGGTGTGAAGCTGACGCTGCCGGCAGCGGATGTGAGCCACAAGACCATTCAGGTCGACGGCAAGCCACTGGATCTGACCATCGTGCGTCCGGCCGGGGTCAAGGGCACATTGCCGGTGTTCATGTTCTTCCACGGTGGCGGCTGGGTGCTCGGGGACTACCCGACCCATGAACGCCTGGTGCGGGATTTGGTGGTGGGCTCGGGTGCGGTGGCGGTGTTTGTCAACTACACGCCTTCGCCGGAGGCGCATTACCCGGTGGCGATCAACCAGGCCTACGGCGCGACCCGATGGGTGGCCGAGCATGGCAAAGAGATCAATGTCGACGGCAAGCGCCTTGCCGTCGCGGGCAACAGCGTCGGTGGCAATATGGCCGCAGTGGTCAGCCTGATGGCCAAGGATAAGGGCACGCCGGCGATCAAGTTCCAACTGCTGCTGTGGCCGGTGACCGACGCCAACTTCGACACCGCGTCCTACAACCAGTACGCCGAAGGGCACTTCCTCACCCGAAACATGATGAAGTGGTTCTGGGACAACTACACCACCGACGCCAAGCAACGTGCCGAGGTCTACGCCTCGCCGCTGCGGGCAACTACCGATCAGCTTAAAGGCTTGCCGCCCGCGCTGGTCCAGACCGCAGGCGCCGACGTGCTGCGTGATGAAGGCGAGGCCTACGCCCGCAAACTGGATGCAGCCGGCGTGCCGGTGACCGCGGTACGCTACAACGGCATGATCCACGACTACGGTTTGCTGAACGTGATCAGCCAAGTGCCAGCCGTACGTTCGGCGATGCTGCAGGCTTCGGACGAGTTGAAGCAACACCTGAAGTAA
- a CDS encoding organic hydroperoxide resistance protein yields the protein MQTLYTAVATATGGRDGRAVSSDNILDVKLSTPKELGGAGGQATNPEQLFAAGYSACFIGALKFVASQTKRKIPDDASITAHVGIGQIPGGFGLDIDLHISLPGLAQDDAQSLVDAAHQVCPYSNATRGNVDVRLHITV from the coding sequence ATGCAAACGCTCTACACCGCAGTAGCCACCGCCACCGGCGGCCGTGATGGTCGTGCTGTTTCCAGCGACAACATCCTCGACGTGAAACTCTCCACCCCCAAGGAACTCGGCGGTGCCGGTGGCCAGGCCACCAACCCGGAACAACTGTTCGCCGCCGGCTACTCGGCTTGCTTTATCGGCGCGCTGAAATTCGTCGCCAGCCAGACCAAACGCAAAATCCCGGATGACGCCTCGATCACCGCCCACGTCGGCATCGGCCAGATCCCCGGTGGTTTTGGCCTGGATATTGACTTGCACATCAGCCTGCCGGGCCTGGCCCAGGACGACGCGCAAAGCCTGGTCGACGCCGCTCACCAGGTGTGCCCGTACTCCAACGCCACCCGTGGCAACGTCGATGTCCGCCTGCACATCACCGTTTAA
- a CDS encoding MarR family winged helix-turn-helix transcriptional regulator: MSKNPDPCESLMLDNQLCFALHSTSLLMTKVYKPLLQALGLTYPQYLAMMVLWEEDGLTVGEISSRLLTDPGSLTPLLKRLEGEGLLSRTRSREDERVVVVELTDAGRALQAKAMGIPHCILGASGLELEQLRKLQGDLIALRANLQASL; this comes from the coding sequence ATGAGCAAGAATCCCGATCCGTGCGAATCGCTGATGCTGGACAACCAGCTGTGCTTCGCCCTGCACTCCACGTCGCTGCTGATGACCAAGGTCTACAAGCCGCTGTTGCAAGCCCTGGGCCTGACCTATCCGCAATACCTGGCGATGATGGTGTTGTGGGAAGAGGATGGGTTGACCGTCGGCGAAATCAGTAGCCGCCTGCTGACCGATCCGGGTTCGCTGACGCCGCTGCTCAAGCGCCTGGAAGGCGAAGGCCTGCTCAGCCGGACTCGCAGCCGTGAGGACGAACGGGTGGTGGTGGTGGAACTGACCGACGCGGGGCGTGCCTTGCAGGCGAAGGCCATGGGGATTCCGCACTGCATCCTCGGCGCCAGTGGCCTGGAGCTGGAACAACTGCGCAAGCTGCAAGGCGACTTGATTGCGTTGCGCGCCAACCTGCAAGCCAGCCTCTAA
- a CDS encoding LysR family transcriptional regulator has translation MNPNTLTDQLGLFLDVLETGSFSAAARRHPLTPSAVARRIDSLERSVGSRLFQRSTHAVVPTPAGLAFAERARRIVSELQLARAEAVSLSHAPEGLIRVDAPAAFGRRHLAPVIADFLSVYPGLDVHLHLIDSFVDMQGAHLGKVDLVLRAGHIVDTRLIATPLASIVRIACASPAYLKNRGTPRHPQELGEHDGLDWDGLAPMFAWRFEQDGRRATYRPRRIRLSANNAEALLSGALAGLGIAHLPTWLASEYLVRGELVPLFCENGLPSPETTGIYALRLEQQPNARSRLLLEYLKTRFSPVPPWDLALQSGLV, from the coding sequence ATGAACCCGAATACCTTGACCGACCAGTTGGGCCTGTTTCTGGATGTGCTGGAAACCGGCAGCTTTTCCGCCGCCGCACGCCGTCATCCGCTGACGCCCTCAGCGGTAGCGCGGCGCATCGACAGCCTGGAACGCTCGGTGGGCAGCCGCTTGTTCCAGCGCAGCACCCACGCGGTGGTGCCGACCCCGGCGGGCCTGGCGTTTGCCGAGCGCGCACGGCGGATTGTCAGCGAATTGCAACTGGCGCGGGCCGAGGCGGTGTCCCTGAGCCATGCGCCGGAAGGCCTGATTCGCGTGGATGCGCCCGCAGCGTTTGGTCGGCGGCACCTGGCGCCGGTGATTGCGGACTTCCTCAGCGTGTACCCCGGACTGGATGTGCACCTGCATTTGATCGACAGCTTTGTGGACATGCAGGGTGCGCATCTGGGCAAGGTCGACTTGGTACTGCGTGCCGGGCATATCGTCGATACGCGGCTGATCGCCACGCCGCTGGCCAGCATCGTGCGCATCGCCTGCGCCAGCCCGGCCTATTTGAAAAACCGTGGCACACCGCGCCATCCCCAGGAGCTTGGCGAGCACGACGGACTGGACTGGGACGGCCTGGCGCCGATGTTCGCCTGGCGCTTCGAGCAGGATGGGCGCCGCGCGACCTATCGCCCGCGTCGTATACGCCTGAGCGCCAATAACGCCGAAGCCTTGCTGTCCGGTGCCCTGGCCGGGCTGGGTATTGCGCATTTGCCGACCTGGCTGGCCAGCGAATACCTGGTGCGCGGCGAGTTGGTGCCGTTGTTTTGCGAAAACGGCCTGCCCAGCCCGGAGACCACCGGGATCTATGCGCTGCGCCTGGAACAACAACCCAATGCGCGCAGCCGCTTGTTGCTGGAGTACCTTAAAACCCGCTTCAGCCCGGTACCGCCCTGGGACCTGGCACTGCAAAGCGGCTTGGTCTGA